The following are encoded in a window of Flavobacterium cupriresistens genomic DNA:
- the lpxA gene encoding acyl-ACP--UDP-N-acetylglucosamine O-acyltransferase, producing the protein MNQPLAYVHPGAKIAKNVVIEPFTTIHNNVIIGDGTWIGSNVTIMEGARIGKNCNIFPGAVISAVPQDLKFGGEDSLAIIGDNCTIRECVTINRGTVASGQTTLGDNCLVMAYAHIAHDCEIGNNAIIVNGVALAGHVVVGNHAVIGGLAAIHQFIHIGDHAMISGGSLVRKDVPPYTKAAKEPLSYVGINSVGLRRRGFSTDKIREIQEIYRILYQKNYNTTQALSIIEAEMEATPERDEILDFIRNSSRGIMKGYSGNY; encoded by the coding sequence ATGAATCAACCATTAGCTTATGTTCATCCTGGCGCTAAAATCGCTAAAAACGTTGTAATTGAACCCTTTACAACAATCCACAATAATGTTATTATTGGTGACGGTACATGGATCGGTTCAAATGTGACCATTATGGAAGGCGCTCGTATCGGAAAAAATTGTAATATTTTTCCCGGAGCTGTAATTTCTGCTGTACCACAAGATTTAAAATTTGGCGGAGAAGATTCTTTGGCTATTATTGGTGACAATTGTACGATCAGAGAATGTGTAACCATCAATAGAGGAACTGTTGCTTCAGGGCAAACGACTTTAGGAGACAATTGTTTGGTTATGGCTTACGCGCATATTGCTCACGATTGCGAAATTGGTAATAACGCTATTATTGTAAACGGAGTTGCCTTGGCAGGTCACGTTGTTGTGGGTAACCATGCTGTAATTGGAGGTTTAGCAGCTATTCATCAATTTATCCATATTGGAGATCACGCTATGATTTCCGGTGGTTCTTTGGTAAGAAAAGATGTACCACCTTATACAAAAGCAGCAAAAGAACCGTTATCATACGTGGGAATCAATTCGGTTGGTTTAAGAAGAAGAGGTTTTAGCACCGATAAAATCAGAGAAATTCAAGAAATTTACAGAATTTTATACCAAAAAAATTACAATACAACACAGGCTTTAAGCATTATTGAAGCCGAAATGGAAGCCACTCCTGAGAGAGATGAAATTCTTGATTTTATCAGAAATTCATCAAGAGGAATTATGAAAGGTTATTCAGGTAATTACTAA
- a CDS encoding bifunctional UDP-3-O-[3-hydroxymyristoyl] N-acetylglucosamine deacetylase/3-hydroxyacyl-ACP dehydratase, whose amino-acid sequence MVKQKTIKNEISLTGVGLHTGKEVTMTFKPAPINNGFTFVRVDLQGQPVIEADANYVVNTQRGTNLEKLGVKIQTPEHVLAALVGCDLDNVIIELDASELPIMDGSSKYFVEAIENAGIEEQDAKRNVYVVKEVISFTDEATGSEILVMPSDDYQVTAMVDFGTKVLGTQNATMKSIADFKDEISNSRTFSFLHELESLLENGLIKGGDLNNAIVYVDKEISDATMENLKKAFGKDKISVKPNGVLDNLTLHYPNEAARHKLLDVVGDLALIGVRIQGKIIANKPGHYVNTQFAKKIGKIIKIEQRNHVPVYDLNKEPLMDIHKIMAMLPHRPPFLLIDRIIEMSDRHVVGLKNVTMNENFFVGHFPEAPVMPGVLIVEAMAQTGGILVLSTVPDPENYLTYFMKIDNVKFKHKVLPGDTLIFKCELISPIRRGICHMQANAYANGKLVTEAELMAQIVKKQ is encoded by the coding sequence ATGGTTAAACAGAAGACCATCAAAAATGAAATTTCACTAACAGGAGTTGGATTACACACTGGTAAAGAAGTTACAATGACTTTTAAACCAGCTCCAATTAATAATGGTTTCACTTTTGTAAGAGTAGATTTGCAAGGTCAACCAGTCATTGAGGCTGATGCTAATTATGTTGTTAATACACAAAGAGGCACAAATCTTGAAAAATTAGGAGTTAAAATTCAAACTCCGGAACATGTTTTAGCTGCTTTAGTTGGATGTGATTTGGATAATGTTATTATAGAATTAGATGCTTCAGAACTGCCTATTATGGATGGTTCTTCAAAATATTTTGTTGAAGCAATAGAAAATGCAGGAATCGAAGAACAAGACGCTAAACGTAATGTTTATGTAGTAAAAGAAGTTATTTCGTTTACTGATGAAGCTACAGGAAGCGAAATCTTGGTTATGCCAAGTGACGATTATCAAGTTACTGCAATGGTAGATTTTGGGACTAAAGTATTAGGTACTCAAAATGCAACTATGAAAAGTATCGCTGATTTTAAAGACGAAATTTCAAATTCAAGAACCTTTAGCTTCTTGCACGAATTAGAATCTTTATTAGAAAACGGATTAATTAAAGGTGGTGATTTAAACAACGCTATTGTATATGTAGACAAAGAAATTTCTGATGCTACAATGGAAAATTTAAAGAAAGCCTTTGGTAAAGATAAAATTTCAGTAAAACCGAATGGTGTTTTAGACAATCTCACTTTACACTATCCTAATGAAGCTGCACGTCACAAATTATTAGATGTAGTAGGTGATTTAGCTTTAATCGGTGTTAGAATTCAAGGGAAAATTATCGCTAACAAACCTGGTCACTATGTGAACACTCAGTTTGCTAAGAAAATTGGAAAAATCATTAAAATTGAACAAAGAAATCACGTTCCGGTTTATGATTTGAACAAAGAGCCATTGATGGACATTCACAAAATCATGGCCATGTTACCTCACAGACCTCCATTTTTGTTGATCGACAGAATCATCGAAATGTCTGATCGTCATGTGGTAGGTTTGAAAAATGTGACGATGAACGAAAACTTTTTCGTTGGACATTTTCCTGAAGCACCGGTTATGCCGGGAGTTCTAATTGTTGAAGCAATGGCACAAACAGGAGGGATTTTGGTTCTAAGTACCGTTCCGGATCCGGAAAACTACTTGACTTATTTCATGAAAATTGATAACGTTAAGTTCAAACACAAAGTACTGCCGGGAGATACCTTAATTTTCAAGTGCGAATTGATTTCTCCTATCAGAAGAGGAATTTGTCATATGCAGGCAAACGCATACGCAAACGGAAAATTAGTTACTGAGGCAGAATTAATGGCACAAATTGTAAAAAAACAATAA
- the lpxD gene encoding UDP-3-O-(3-hydroxymyristoyl)glucosamine N-acyltransferase, protein MKFTAEQIAGILDGEVVGNPLAEVSHLSKIEEGEEGSLTFLANPKYINYIYTTKATVTIVNDSFTPEAEITTTLIKVEDAYASFSKLLQFYNQVKLNKNGIEANSFISEGTKYGENLYLGSFSYIGQNVVLGDNVKIYPNSFIGDNVVIGDNVYIFAGAKIYSETIIGNNCTIHSGTIIGADGFGFVPDEEGVFSKVPQIGNVILEDNVDIGANTTIDRATLGSTIIRKGVKLDNQIQIAHNVEIGKNTVIAAQTGVAGSTKIGENCMIGGQVGIAGHLTIGNNVRVQAQSGVARNIKDDEVLQGSPTFSLSDFSKSYVHFKNLPKIVAELEELKKQIINPKNGNNG, encoded by the coding sequence ATGAAATTTACAGCAGAACAAATAGCAGGAATTTTAGATGGAGAAGTTGTTGGGAATCCCCTTGCAGAAGTTTCTCACTTATCTAAAATCGAAGAAGGTGAGGAAGGGTCGCTGACTTTTTTAGCTAATCCAAAGTATATCAATTACATATACACAACAAAAGCAACGGTAACCATTGTTAACGATAGTTTTACACCCGAAGCAGAAATTACGACAACTTTAATAAAAGTAGAAGATGCCTATGCCTCTTTTTCCAAACTATTGCAGTTTTACAATCAGGTAAAATTGAATAAAAACGGAATTGAAGCAAACTCTTTTATCTCTGAAGGCACTAAATATGGCGAAAATCTATACTTAGGCAGCTTTAGTTATATAGGACAGAATGTGGTCTTAGGAGACAACGTAAAAATTTACCCAAACAGTTTTATTGGCGATAATGTTGTTATTGGCGATAATGTCTATATTTTTGCCGGCGCTAAAATATACTCTGAAACTATAATTGGGAATAATTGTACGATACACTCCGGTACTATTATCGGGGCTGATGGTTTCGGTTTCGTTCCAGATGAAGAAGGAGTATTCAGTAAGGTACCGCAAATCGGGAATGTGATTCTGGAGGACAATGTAGATATTGGCGCCAACACTACAATTGACAGAGCTACACTTGGTTCTACAATTATTAGAAAAGGAGTTAAATTAGACAATCAGATTCAAATCGCACACAATGTAGAAATTGGTAAAAATACCGTAATTGCAGCGCAAACAGGTGTTGCCGGTTCTACAAAAATTGGCGAAAATTGTATGATTGGTGGGCAGGTTGGTATAGCAGGCCACTTAACTATTGGGAATAATGTGAGAGTTCAGGCGCAATCAGGCGTTGCCAGAAATATTAAGGACGACGAAGTTTTACAAGGAAGTCCAACCTTTAGTTTAAGTGATTTTAGTAAATCGTATGTTCATTTTAAGAACTTACCTAAAATCGTAGCCGAACTGGAAGAATTAAAAAAACAAATAATAAACCCAAAAAATGGAAATAATGGTTAA
- a CDS encoding HD domain-containing protein: protein MTSINKLKIFNDPIYGFISIPNELIYDLIQHPYFQRLRRISQMGLSYLVYPGANHTRFHHALGCMHLMQKAVETLRFKGVVVSSEEENALYIAILLHDIGHGPFSHAMEKSIVEDVNHEAISLLFMNQLNEEFDGRLSLAIQVFKGEYHRKFMLQLISSQLDMDRMDYLKRDSFYTGVAEGNVNSERLIQMMNVVDGVLVIEEKGIYSVEKFLLSRRLMYWQAYLHKTSLVAELILMKVLKRAKELVLKGQSLPCSEPLLYFMKNKITLENFDAEKLDLFSQLDDFDIISALKAWQKHDDFILSTLSKMIINRDLLKIKLSADKIPMEESQSLKEEFAQEHNVSLLEAGYFIFRGKIKNQAYSKEAEPIRILKKDKTIEDVVEASDQLNLKSLSKLVTKYYICFPKQLI, encoded by the coding sequence GTGACTTCAATTAACAAGTTAAAAATATTCAATGATCCCATTTATGGCTTCATTTCAATTCCGAATGAGCTCATATACGACTTAATTCAGCATCCCTATTTTCAGCGTTTGCGACGTATTTCGCAAATGGGACTCTCGTATTTGGTTTATCCCGGTGCCAATCACACCCGTTTCCATCATGCTTTGGGCTGTATGCATTTGATGCAAAAGGCGGTAGAAACACTTCGTTTTAAAGGAGTAGTAGTCTCGTCTGAAGAAGAGAATGCCTTGTATATCGCAATTTTATTACACGATATCGGTCATGGTCCGTTTTCGCATGCTATGGAAAAAAGCATAGTCGAAGATGTCAATCACGAAGCCATTTCATTACTGTTTATGAATCAGTTAAATGAGGAATTTGACGGAAGATTGAGTTTGGCAATTCAGGTTTTTAAAGGAGAATATCACAGAAAGTTCATGTTGCAATTGATCTCAAGTCAATTAGACATGGATCGTATGGACTATTTAAAACGCGATAGTTTTTACACCGGAGTTGCAGAAGGAAATGTCAATTCGGAGCGATTGATTCAAATGATGAATGTGGTCGATGGTGTTTTGGTAATTGAAGAAAAGGGAATTTACTCTGTTGAAAAATTCCTGCTTTCAAGACGATTGATGTATTGGCAGGCTTATTTGCATAAAACTAGTCTGGTAGCGGAATTAATTCTAATGAAAGTTTTAAAGAGAGCCAAAGAATTGGTACTAAAAGGACAATCATTGCCTTGCAGTGAACCCCTTTTGTATTTTATGAAAAACAAAATTACACTCGAAAATTTCGATGCTGAAAAGTTAGATTTATTTTCTCAACTGGACGATTTTGATATTATAAGTGCTTTAAAAGCCTGGCAGAAACACGACGATTTTATATTGTCTACTTTAAGCAAAATGATAATTAACAGAGATTTATTAAAGATAAAACTCAGTGCAGATAAAATTCCGATGGAAGAATCTCAGTCTTTAAAAGAAGAATTTGCGCAAGAACATAATGTTTCCTTATTAGAAGCAGGTTATTTTATTTTCAGAGGAAAAATAAAAAATCAGGCTTACAGCAAAGAAGCAGAGCCTATACGAATTTTGAAAAAAGATAAAACAATTGAAGATGTTGTCGAAGCTTCTGATCAGTTGAATTTGAAGTCGTTATCTAAATTGGTAACAAAATATTACATCTGTTTTCCAAAACAACTTATCTAA
- a CDS encoding GbsR/MarR family transcriptional regulator, with the protein MKSIQKEREDLIESFGVYFESFYHMSPLGSRILGLLIVDGIKEGLTFEQLVEKTGASKSSVSTNLNLLLKMEKINYFTIPGDRKKYYKSSPFSERLNSYLKIIAYERKIIDKMLSYREKTMSSPEELINLDNTRAYKAHVIKVEELIKETISEFTEIENPTNPHK; encoded by the coding sequence ATGAAATCGATTCAAAAAGAGAGAGAAGATCTCATAGAATCTTTCGGAGTTTACTTCGAATCATTTTATCATATGTCTCCATTAGGTTCCAGAATCCTTGGATTGCTAATCGTTGACGGTATAAAAGAGGGCTTGACATTTGAACAATTGGTAGAGAAAACCGGCGCCAGTAAAAGCTCTGTTTCCACGAATCTGAACTTGCTTCTAAAAATGGAAAAGATAAACTACTTTACGATACCGGGAGACCGGAAAAAGTACTACAAGTCTTCTCCGTTTAGCGAGCGATTAAACAGTTATCTCAAGATTATTGCTTACGAAAGAAAAATCATTGATAAGATGCTCTCCTATCGCGAAAAAACGATGTCAAGTCCGGAAGAGCTAATAAATCTGGACAATACCAGAGCTTATAAAGCGCACGTAATAAAAGTTGAAGAACTGATAAAAGAAACTATATCTGAATTTACAGAAATAGAAAATCCGACAAATCCCCACAAATAA
- a CDS encoding efflux RND transporter periplasmic adaptor subunit produces MKHISFSLLAIMLVFASCKKKEEQAPPQGPAPFPVKTVTIQNATVYQDYTANLEGQQNVEIRPKVNGFIQKIYVDEGQVVKKGQLLFKLETQTLNEDASAAKAAVQAAQVEVDRLKPLVDRKIISVVQLETAKAKLAQAKSTYGSIVANIGYATIYSPVNGVIGGLPFREGSLVSATNEMPLTTVSDTKIVRAYFSMNEKQLLFFNKTFKGATTAEKLKAAPLVSLILVDNSEYDQKGRIATMNGLVNAQTGTTQFRAEFANPEGILRSGSTGIIRLPIEEKDVILVPQNAVFEVQGKQTIYVVEKGNKVKSRIIETNGTTALNYIVSSGLKEGEIVVIEGASKLKDDAEITPQQAKDEAVTTANTNSSAKK; encoded by the coding sequence ATGAAGCATATTTCATTTTCTCTGTTAGCCATTATGCTAGTTTTTGCATCCTGCAAAAAAAAGGAAGAACAAGCACCGCCTCAAGGCCCTGCTCCTTTTCCGGTTAAAACTGTTACAATTCAGAATGCGACGGTATATCAAGACTATACTGCCAATCTTGAAGGGCAACAGAATGTGGAAATACGTCCAAAAGTAAACGGATTTATTCAAAAAATATATGTTGATGAAGGTCAGGTTGTAAAAAAAGGACAATTGCTTTTTAAACTAGAAACGCAAACGTTAAATGAAGATGCTTCTGCAGCAAAAGCCGCTGTTCAGGCTGCCCAGGTTGAAGTAGACCGATTGAAACCTTTGGTGGATCGAAAAATCATTAGTGTGGTACAATTGGAAACGGCAAAAGCGAAATTAGCTCAGGCAAAAAGTACATACGGAAGCATTGTGGCCAATATTGGCTATGCAACAATTTACTCTCCGGTAAACGGTGTTATTGGTGGATTGCCTTTCAGAGAAGGAAGTTTGGTTAGTGCTACTAACGAAATGCCACTGACAACGGTATCTGATACCAAAATTGTTCGTGCCTATTTCTCTATGAATGAAAAGCAATTGTTGTTCTTTAATAAAACATTTAAAGGAGCGACAACTGCCGAAAAATTAAAAGCAGCTCCTTTGGTTTCCTTGATTTTAGTTGATAACTCAGAATACGATCAAAAAGGAAGAATTGCAACGATGAACGGTCTGGTGAATGCACAAACCGGAACGACACAATTCAGAGCTGAATTTGCTAATCCTGAAGGGATTTTAAGAAGTGGAAGCACCGGTATTATTCGTTTACCGATTGAAGAAAAAGATGTAATTCTGGTTCCTCAAAATGCCGTTTTCGAGGTTCAGGGAAAACAGACCATTTACGTGGTGGAGAAAGGCAATAAAGTAAAGTCGAGAATCATTGAAACCAATGGGACGACAGCGCTAAACTATATTGTTTCTTCAGGGCTTAAAGAGGGTGAAATTGTTGTAATCGAAGGAGCGTCAAAATTAAAAGACGATGCAGAAATTACACCACAACAAGCCAAAGATGAGGCTGTAACTACAGCAAATACAAATTCTTCCGCTAAAAAATAA